The following nucleotide sequence is from Drosophila simulans strain w501 chromosome 3L, Prin_Dsim_3.1, whole genome shotgun sequence.
ACCCAAGTGAGCCACCCCCCATCCCGGCCGCTTTTCCTTTGGAGCATTTTCCCCTTTCCACCTTGCGTCGCcgttgaaattgaaaagaatgTGCAAAAGTAGCAAACCAGAGCGAAAACGAGGGGAGTCAGGAGTTTGGGCTTGGAGTTCGGAGTTTGGAGATTGGGGGTCGGCAAATTGTGGGTGGTGCGACGGCATGTTTGGCGGATCGGAGCTTAGCCTAGCAAGAAAGCCAAAGTAAGCTCGAAATAAACCCCCATCGTCCACGCAGGCAGCGCAAACGTTGTCTGCGATGGCAAACAGGGAGGAATGTGCGGAAAAGCGCCGACGAAAATGTGATACGCTTTTCCTACTGAAAGAAAGGGATCAGTACCATATAAATCACAAAAGCAATGGGTAATGTGCCGTTATGCCACATTGGTATGTAATTTGAACTAATGATCGAACTAGTTAAACGGGTTTCTTTTTTGAAgaatatttttgaacatttatgATATTTAATAAGACGTTCGCGTATAAACAGCTACAAAGATTGCGGTAACTGACTCACTGAAACATAATTATTTGTAATGATACACAAAATGATAATTGGAAGGTAAACCTTTGTAATAAATTGAAAGgaatgaaaattttattcaGACCTATAAATCCAATGAATATACCCACATTGCCtctgaattttcttttagacCCTGCATCAGTTCAGGAAAAACATAGCAGGCCAACAAGAGCAGGCAGCGGGCTCTACGAAGATTTACCGGTTTTAACGTTGCCAGTCAGCAGTTTACTTTCAGtatgagtatgtgtgtgtatgtgggtgGGCTGTGGTGGGTTAAAGGGGAAGCGACAGGGGTTGGGGCACGAACAGGGTTCAGTGTCGCGTCTGGCATTATTCGTCGCATGCCCCATGCTCGGTTTCCTGTGCGCCCTGCCATGTCGTCATGCTATCGGAGGTTGCAAGTCCGGAGATGGGAATGGAAGTGGGCAGGAGGATGCACGGGCACTCGAGGATACGGGCTGCAGGAtaaggatgaggatgtggcaCGGCCTCATGCAAAACGCATATCGATTTGTTGGGTCACGAAGGGGCTGCAAGGCAAGCTCTCAGGTGACGTGTTAAAACTCTTACCgcgaattatttaaacatttttagatGAATTAAGAATAGGAAAGAACTAATAATTTGTATTCATATGACATACACCGTTTTCTGGAGAAGATccgatataaatatttatcaactataaaataataaagaatgCCAGCTGTGCAAATTGAACTTATCCGATCGGGCATACAATGTGCTAATTGCCACGGGCGACACAAAGAGTTTCATGATTTGCAGTCGTATATCTTTCTGcgttatatacatatttgatgAGCGATAGCCCGCCCATAATTAGGCGCTACCACCTGAACCGAACTTGGAGTAGCAAGTGCATATCTATATCTTTTTGCGCTGACATGTGCGTGCAACATTGTGGCAATTGCTATCGGACTAGATACTTTCGGATCTGGGTTCTGGGATCTGAACCCGAAGGCAACTCGACAAGTGCGTGCGACCCGGTAATAAACGGAGCATAAAACGGGGAACTATTCCATTGCCGCTTCgggaatggaaaataattaagttaatgcaaaatgcattttcaaattgTCGGCCACGGCATAATTGCCAGTATGCCATTCTTAATGTGAAACTGACAGGGGGCTAAAAACGGAAATctatcatttttaattgccacccggaaaaattaattgaaattttagaAGAGGGTTTTGCACGATTTCTGACTAGAAGAATAGAATCAAAATTATATGTAATCTTCTCAGTTGTGaatttatattgaaattataaGTAATTATATAGTCATCCTGTAAGTGTTTAAGGTGGAGTTTATATAGGTGTAAAATAGATcatttttcatattcaaatacattttttggaTCGAAGATGTATGAAGATACTATCTAGCTTTCTCTCTGATCATTTATAATACATGCTTATGTAGTACATtaatacaacatttttattatcctTCACCATTCCGTAGATATTTTTCCTACCATACCctgcaattgaaattcaaagtGCGTACTCGCActccaaattaaattaaccCAACCgatacttttgtatcttaACTGTGAGCTTGGATCTTGCTAAGCAGCTTCGATGTGAAAGCCGATTGCGATCCTTTCAACGCTGTTTTTGAAAGGATCTGTCTGAGGGCTGCGTTCCTGCTTATCCGCGGCGtcattaaattcattaaaagtgcATCAAAATGTATCGCAGAGGACGTGTAATTTTCATGTAATCCATCAGCGTGCAGCCATTGACACCCAGAGGGCCCTTCACTCGACAGGTAATTTTTaggtatattttatatacaaaaattatgaattacAATGTGCGCCGCAACATGTTAATAAGATGAAGTACGTGAATATGCACTTTCGGGCtggcaaattcaattaggcGGAACGATCCAAGACACTCATGTGCGATAAGTGGCCGCCACAGAAGCCGCAAAGCCAGACGAGTCCTATGTCCTAGTATATAGCTTATCCTTTACCGATCTGCGGTTATAttcgcagttgcagttgcagctgcagattCATTGTGTGCGAAACGAGTCGAATGCGTAATTTAATAAACTCACGAGGGCAACTAGAAGCAGGTTCAGGACATTTGCGACGCCTGCGAGCCATTCGGGTGAAAACTAGTTGGTGGAGCAACTTTAATCCCGCATCGCATTTGCGTAATAAAAGTTTCAActttattgttaattaaattgccaGGACATGTCGCGGTCGTGCTCGTAGTCTTGGTCCTTTACCTTGTTCAGATCGTGTGGCCCAGAGGCTTCTTGACAACGCAGCTGCCTTTTTGGGCCACGTCTATCAATGTAAACGTGATCTGGCCATAGCCCGAAAGTGtggaaattataataaatttagcCGCATTTGGCCCGCAGTTTCTGCTGGCCGTAATTATGCAGACACCTTGCCAGCCTTTCGATCTCCAGTCAAAATTGGCCAAGTGAGCTGCAATTGCATATTGCCATATTGACAGCGTGATGGATGTTTGGATCCCAAGTAGTTTTTACGCCGAATCGAAATCGATTGAGCTGCTCGCTCTGCAAAAGGAGACTTTGCCTGTATGGAAAACAAAGCACTGAAGGAAAAATCGTTGACCTTAAGATATTCCTAGTTTATCggtaaaatatttgaattttagggggaatatatatttatactatataggtatatattaATTGAAATCCCTGATTCCTAAAAAAGATTTAAGgttattgttaattaattatgcagcAGCCTTTCGCATCCTTTTTTATTCGTGTGCACATACTGCCACGGGTGGTCCGCCGTCAAGTGGCTGGACATTAAGATTCGACAGGCGACTACCGTTGGCCATTTAAGacaataaatttcataaatagCTTATGCATAAAATGCAGTCGGTGGCCCCTTCCCATTCGCCCTGGCCACTCGATTCGAACGTGGCTCTCAACTCCCGCTGCGTTGATATTAATTGGACGACATAATTGCGGGGCCACGTTGGCCATAATAATGCGGAGTGCGGTTCGTGGGGTAATTGCTCTGGAAACACGTTCCACTGGCAGCACTCCCCAATCGAAGCGAACTACCGGAGTTggaatttgtataaatataaatttggcTAACATCGAGGGTCCTCTGCCCGAACTGCGTAATTATGGGTTTGTGGCACTTGGCTTTTGCATCGCTGCCTTTTTGGCGGCACACACTTGAAATTATCGGTGTGTGTCcgccatttaatttattgtctTTGGCGCTGCCCTAAATCCAATTGTAATACAATCCGCCGCATTTATCATATTTAACTACCGACtccaaacgcacacacatccTGTATTTACGGCCTGCTAATACGCGGTTTAAGTTTAATGAGTGCAAAGGGGTCGCTTATGGCGCGTCATAAAAGGTTGCAGCAATCGCAAGTAAAAGTATGttgcaataaaataagaatttttaaattaagtttaacgTGTCCACTACGAGGACTGCCAttcattgtttatttcaaGCCAATCGATTGTGAAAATCTTCCTATTTTACTAAAACTGAAATACTTCTCTTCATATAATAGtctcaatttaaattttcatatttttgttaccTTTCCGAGGATCTTGTCAGCCCACAGTCCTTCACATTTTGGGTTTGTTTGCTCATCATCAGGCTGAGATTGGTTCGAAACCAGCCAGGACATTGTTatgattataaatatttattttatgcgcAGCTCTGCCCAGCTCCCGGGGATTTTCTCTCCACTTCCCATCGTGCAAATCGGTTAAATGGACTgtgctgtttatttttccatAGTCCCTTAATAAGCCCCatgaaaaatgtgcaaataaaaGAAGGCGGTTGGGTGGGTCTGATTCTTAAAGGACATAAAACATGTGTGTAAATGtggatgtttttttttttctgcatgTGTGGAGGGGAGGGCCCAGAAAAGAAAATGGCGCTGAACCAAAGATATGGCAGAAGATAAAGACAGAGTCGAAGGAGCAGCGAACAGAAAACGTGTCCAGGCGAAATTGCGCACAATTACGGGGCTGAAACGGACTGTACCTCTGCCGCCCACCGCCACGCCCCGCATCCCATCCGAGCGGAAAAGAATTATTACGTTGAATTTTCCCccaaaaaagcaaaggaaaagaaaacgaaGCGAAAGAATTCTCATTTTTTGATAGCCCACCAGAACGATGCCGCAAGGATacatggccaacaaaaatagTACTATTCCCAAGAGCCAAAGGTAgtcaataatttataatcacGGAATAGAAACTAATAACATctattaaatacatttaaggTTAACGATGTAAGacttttaaaaatgatttttaaattttattgattttataaaaaGTCTTTTTCAAAATGACAAAGCACATAagttttgtaatatatttttaaaatgtatttttcagctatttctctctgtgcatttCAGGATATGCCAGCCACATCGCTTGGCTCACGTGCATATGACAGTGGagtaaacaatttcatttcgcgCAGCAGGACCCACAAGATAACTGCTACAAACGAGACGCAAGATGCTGCAGTGGCGTAGAGGTGGTGGGGCTGGGGCATTTTGGTCGTCAAGGGGGcgggcaggagcagcaaggACAACGACAACACTTGAGTTCTGTTTTCGAAGCCGAGAGAGAAGGACAACAACCACCGGCTGAAGCGGCAGCATAAGAAGTTGCGTAAATATATTGTCCTGTCGCTTATTCTTAAGGGGGGTTTTTTTCGTGGATGCGGGACAGGACGAAGGatgcaggacgaaggacgcaggacgtGGGACATTGGACTGCGGTCGGCCGGGACCAATTCGAAGCTCAACTGCCAGCCCCATGGGCGTTTGGACGCAGTTAGTCGAGCGTGCCTGGCGGATTTTTTAATGCGTGCCTCTATAAATTTTGCACGCCTTTTGTAAATGTGAGGACCACGGAGAAATCTCCTGCAGGAGGAGTGGATTTTTTCAAGGAGGAATGAGTCGTGGGCAGCTGTACACGTGGCCTgaccagttttttttttggaaactGTCAAATTGTTGTTACTGTAGCATTCTCCTTCGCTCTGGGGGTTTGTCTCTGCTTCAGAAAATCTTGTATATTTGTCATACGAAATGTTTATCTCCGATATTATTCCATAAATAACATGAAGCAACCCTgctttaaaaatgattttgcgggtaagttttatttttgtgaatTACAGAACGAAATTGTTCTACTTAGAACTTCGGATAGTTCAAATACATTTATTCAAagatttttataaaacaaaaatactttaGAGAGAACTTACAATTATTAAGTTTTGTTCTCCTCCTCTACCTGCGAAGTatccaaattaatttcgtcCTTCAGATCTAAACAAGCTTTCAATTTGATGGTGTCTAGAAAATCCAGCCATTCTCCGAGTTCCTTTTTCTTCTCCTCCTTGTGCTGATTAAGCTTTACGTCAGGGTcatcatttttaaattttcgagGAGTCACACAGAAACCAAGTAAGAGATTGCGACGGGTAAAGCGGATCATATAAAATGGTGCTCCCTTGGTGTAAAATGAGCTAACCAGCAAATGATTGGCACTCGATTCTTGAGTTCCCGCCTGGTTTTTCACTCTTGACTTGGCCCTGTTCAAGTAATTCTTAATCACCTGCTCAAAGTCCCACAAGGTCAGCTGGCAATCCTGTCCACCCACAACTAATAGGTTATTATCCAAAGAGATTTCCATGGTGTTGATCGTGGCCTTATGATGGTCAAAGAACTGCATCAAAATCTCATTGGCTGTGTCCCAAATCATAATGTGGTTGTCATCGCCCCCAGAAACCAAATAACGACCGCAAATTGAGTAGGTCAAGGCGGTTATCCTGCCTTTATGACCACGAAAAAGACGCACTTGGACAGCCTTGACAATATCCCAGATCCGAACAGTGCAATCAGCAGATCCAGTGGCCATATAGTGACGATTTGGATGAAATAGGCACACCCCGAGCTCGGCCAGATGTCCTTGAAGAATTCGGGCGGGCTTCCTATTATCCTGCATCCAAACTCTCGCCGTACAATCATCCGATGCGGTGGCGAAATAATACCCCCTTGgtgcaaaaacaacaaagcaaaccGGTGCCAAATGGCCGGGAAAAATAACCACACAACTCCAGGACAGAAGGCACCACAAGCGAACGCTGAAATCCTCGGAACATGTGATCAGAAAGCGATCCTCTGGATTAAAGGAACAACCATAGACAGGTCCTTGATGTCCGTAAAGAGTGCGTCTGGTGAACTTCTTATCAGGATCTATCATCCCCTTATCAACCCCAGCCATTCCGGTGTCCAGAACTTTTAAGCACTGTGCTTCTTTCATTTGAACCAATTTAGACGGTTTCAAAGAGAAAACATATACCTTAGAGCATACAGTTCCTAGTGCCAACATGCTAATGCCTTCCGAGAAGGTGGCACAAATAACGACCTCATCGGAAGGTGATGTTGTGTACAAGTAAGTCGACGGCAGGTTGTCCCGATCGAGTTTCATTCGATACTGTTCATCGTTCTTCATGTGAAGCAAATCCATTTTGTTGGGATTCGGATTATAAACCCTATTTACCGGTGGCAAATGTAGATCATCTAATAACTGTGGTTCGCTCCTCTTCTTGCGGCGCTTTTGAAGAAAAGGACGAGCGGCATATTCTTTTTTATACAAGGGTTCTGGAGCACCATAACATATCGGATCCAAAAGAGGCTGTCCTATGGCAAATCGTTGCTGGGGCTTGTCATCTTCACTATAAgattgaatttgaaaatggGTCAGCAATTTTTCTTGCTGACCTCTAGTCCATTCCTCGGTGCAAAGAAGTAACTGTCGAAAAGCTCCCTCAGACATTTCAATCTTTACCTTTTCTTGGCCAGCCAATAATTTCCGTGCTTTATTCGGAACTTCTGCTGGCTTGGAAATTTCTCTTAGCTTCATAATTCTGGATATATATGAATCATCGAGATGGTCTTGAAAGCGAACCAGAAGCATCCTTGCTCTCTGTGTCTTATCACTGGCCATCATTTGGAGATAAGTTAGGACCAACAAGGGATATAACAGGATATATATCTCGTATTTGTGGTGACTTGGTGCCGATTGGATCAGCTTAACAAGTTTCTTTACAACGAATTCATAATCCGCAAAAACCGAATCCTCTTTGATAACAAACAAGCTAACATTTTCCATGTTTTCCGGAAACTGAGCACTATCTTCGTAAAAATCTGAGCCATCACGGGTCCTAGTGGCTTCGTCGATATCACTTTGATGATCTGGGGAATTCATCGAATTTGTCAGACTCTCGCCTTCCTTCAATATAGCCATTAGTTCTTCTTGAGAAACTTCGCCCTTGTCAACGGGACGTAATGACATATCCTCCCAGTAAGTAAATTTATTCTCGTTATGGAGTTCATCAAGATCACTATCACCATAATCAACATCATATAAACTGCACAAACTAAAACTGGAACTGGTGTTACTGTCCGAAAAGTTTTCATCCTCATAGACGTTTAACTTTGCTTTTTCCAACTCAGAATCCAATTTGTCCAACTCATTTGGCATTTCTGCATCACTGCGGTTCGTGTGTCGGAATTAGTGTGGGAGTAACTTAATTATAACTCAAGACTTACGTTCCTTTCTTAATTAAGTCTGGTTGTATGATGGGTGGCACCATTTGAAATTGACAGGTTTCTTCGTCATAAATCGGCATCGATGGCATCGGACCAGTAAAAACTGGCATTGAGGGGAGTTCTTCACAGGCCATTGGTTTGTCATCTTCAACCCTAAAGTAATGGAATTAATAACTCTATTGTAAGGTACGTCcaaaaatttttgttaa
It contains:
- the LOC6737537 gene encoding transcription initiation factor TFIID subunit 5; the encoded protein is MDLPLPIPILISDEVYVISDSDDELTQLEDDKDKTKSKEQQKTKNESSQIKMNKWYLKEFEEQMGIEIASSDYEHEIDDHNNLKWSSSESEIGDADDSNSDGSPTEWINKIKNVNLCPVNKRVEDDKPMACEELPSMPVFTGPMPSMPIYDEETCQFQMVPPIIQPDLIKKGTDAEMPNELDKLDSELEKAKLNVYEDENFSDSNTSSSFSLCSLYDVDYGDSDLDELHNENKFTYWEDMSLRPVDKGEVSQEELMAILKEGESLTNSMNSPDHQSDIDEATRTRDGSDFYEDSAQFPENMENVSLFVIKEDSVFADYEFVVKKLVKLIQSAPSHHKYEIYILLYPLLVLTYLQMMASDKTQRARMLLVRFQDHLDDSYISRIMKLREISKPAEVPNKARKLLAGQEKVKIEMSEGAFRQLLLCTEEWTRGQQEKLLTHFQIQSYSEDDKPQQRFAIGQPLLDPICYGAPEPLYKKEYAARPFLQKRRKKRSEPQLLDDLHLPPVNRVYNPNPNKMDLLHMKNDEQYRMKLDRDNLPSTYLYTTSPSDEVVICATFSEGISMLALGTVCSKVYVFSLKPSKLVQMKEAQCLKVLDTGMAGVDKGMIDPDKKFTRRTLYGHQGPVYGCSFNPEDRFLITCSEDFSVRLWCLLSWSCVVIFPGHLAPVCFVVFAPRGYYFATASDDCTARVWMQDNRKPARILQGHLAELGVCLFHPNRHYMATGSADCTVRIWDIVKAVQVRLFRGHKGRITALTYSICGRYLVSGGDDNHIMIWDTANEILMQFFDHHKATINTMEISLDNNLLVVGGQDCQLTLWDFEQVIKNYLNRAKSRVKNQAGTQESSANHLLVSSFYTKGAPFYMIRFTRRNLLLGFCVTPRKFKNDDPDVKLNQHKEEKKKELGEWLDFLDTIKLKACLDLKDEINLDTSQVEEENKT